The genomic stretch ACTGaatttaatggagctgaactgaactgaacttatctaaactgaattgaaatattaataaaaagattataataataataataataataaatattataataacaataataccaataccaataataataataataataataataataataataataataataataataataataatttttactcgtattagctttactattgctaagggtgtgggagcccagattgtctctcggctccccaccaatttcatgtaaaccttttatttttattataatgaaagctgcgcgcatttaaaaaaataataataataataataacaataacaataataccaataccaataataataataataataataataataataataaatattataataacaataataccaataccaataataataataataataataataataaatattataatatattattcattaataataataagatattaatataatatattattaataatctaataagatatataaaaaaataaaatagtaatataataataaatgtagtaataataataataatatattagtaatataaatgatacatTATTAATAACaatttaataaattaataataataactaaaaaataaatatataaataataataataataataataataataataaatatattaaatataaatataataatataaacaatacgaattaattattaataaatataacagtaatataataaatataaaaataataatataataataataataacagtaaataaattaatataatactaatgatatcaataagaatataaaataagaataataatatcaatgttgaaataaactaatatgaactgaactgaatggagctgaactgaactaaactgaacttaatggagttgaactgaactgaactgaacttattagaactgaaattaaatccaaaagaatagGGCCTAAGTATCTCTGTAAGAAATCTAAACAAAACCAAAAATCGTGTTTTCCGTGGAGTCAAGTTGGAATTGTGACTTTTTGACGGAAAATGTTAGTTTGTGCCTTTGACCGAAAAAAAATTGTACTCCGTATATGTTATGTGCTTCTCAACGAGAAAATTAACTTTATGTGctcttttttttttgcaaatgACCTAAATATTAGGTGCCTTGACTATTGCCTTCTATGAAAAAACCTTagttatatgtttttttttttgtctaaaccatccggtaatccgaaccataTTGGGCCGACTCATCCGAATTTCgaggcgtgtccaaggattacggtatttaaacccctcccaatcgcagttgtgggggattgatccgcagacctccctaccaagcgcagccccatgctaccactgcgccaaccaacgattggttaGTTATATGTTAAAATGCTTCGTTTAAGAGTGGTAATAAATGAAGTGTTTATTTGGCATATAAAAGTCTATTATTAAAGTAATTCTACATTCTTCATCCTTAAATCTAAGGATTAAGTTCATCAAGTGTTACGGGCTGGATATTATATTTAAACACAAATAAGAATTAATTATGTCCGTAAATCTTTTGAGTTATACAAGTTAAAATATCTGGTTTAATTTTTTTGGATACCTACCACTTCAAAGATAAATTGattgaaggaaaaaaaaaaatagtcacTTTCTAAATCCATAACCAAGAGATATAGTTAGTCAAAATCAATTCAGTTAAAAAAGTTTAACTAACTCTAACGCTTGGCATGAGTTTAGAAAGCATAGATTTTCCATCAAAGTTTTTGCGCTATGAATAATATCACTTGTAATTGTTGCAAAGCTGCAAAAATGAATTATTGTAATTATTTCGTGTAAGAATGCACTTAAGGATGTCAATTTCACCCCACCTGCTCAAAAAGCGATGTAATTGATTGATTGAAGGATAATTTGGTTGATGGAATAAGTCACTTAATTCACCATTACcatgtaattaattaatttattcaaaaaatcaaattttctgTTGATATTTTAAGTATATTTTAATACTAAGTGTCACTATTTCACctaattaatccaattaataaataaataaatcacatttgACTTCTCCCTACTAAAAATGACAAATAGGGCTTACTAATCCAAAACACATGTAGTATAGTGTGTATATAAACTTGCATCAACTTCATTAAACTCATTGCAATAGTTCCATAAGAGTAAAAAAAAGATGGGATCACTTGATGGAATTAAAATCTCCCAAAAAGCTAAAAGTTTAGCAACCATCTTAGCTCTAGGAACTGCCAATCCACTCCATCAAATAACACAAGAAGATTATCCTGATTTTTGTTTTTGCATGGATGATACTATGCCTGATCTCAAGATCAAGTTTAAGCATATATGTATGTTCTTCTAATCTTACCCTGATAGTCGTGCCGTGTGTGGTACTCTCTTCGATTCTTATTAGGAATCGTCCTGTTTTTCAAAATTTAGGGGGTGGAGGGATAGGGGCGAGGCCACTATGAGTTGTGGTGTAGCAGCCGCTACACCGAAAGCGAAAATTTCGGTTAGAATTTCGTGATTTGCTACACCAATGATTACCGCTTTCACACTAATTATCTATACATTTTACCTTGAGTATATATTTTGCTACACCGAAATCAAAATCCTGGACTCGCCTCTGAGGGATTTTAAAACAGAAATAAAACATGAGGTGTAGGCGTGCTCATCACATTTTTAGCTAACTGATAAGCCACCTTATCTAAAGAACACGGAGTAAAACTAAAACTAATACAATGGAAAAGAGACAAAGCAAGTGGGATATCATTCAAAATCACTCGGGGATATATTGGTGATTGCTTAGGAATTGTcttatttgttgtttttattaAATGAGGTGTAGGCGTGCAACATATATTATAATACTGTTAAATATCGTATTGTGTTATTAAAAGTTTACAACAATTAACCGCTGAAAATATATTTATTGTCTGGATAATGATGTGTCACAAGTTAAAAACACTGAAACAAAAAATGGGTATGAACAATTCCATATTTGTATTAATAAGTGattatttgtgttttatttgtATACGGATGTAACTGTATTTTTAATCAAATATTTTACATGCCCATTATTTGAATGTAAAATTATTCGACTTTATTGAGTGATTATTGTTTTGGTATTTTTTATCGAGTTAATTGATTAGGGTTAAAACGGTCTAATATTATTAATCGTACGTCGTTATTTGGAGAATTATGTGCGCGTTTATATATAAATAGTAAAATACGTAAAATAAGAGATTTGACACGAGGGATATTTTCTTCCATCGCACGGAGTAATAATTTGCACAAATATGGTCAATCGGATGTCAAAAGTTTAAGCACTGCCTATGAACTTCTATTCAACATCATAAAAACTTGTACATATCTCCGTCTTACACAAGCATAACATAAACACACTGATAGAGAATAAAGAATTATAAGTAAGGTGGTTTAATAATATAGTTGCATAACTTTCATCATTGGTAAACGATACTACGATAGTAGTACAAtttataataattacaataatgagGAGGTAATCTAcgagaaaaaggattgtacatcagatgtactacatcatacttaatgactttttgagtttttgtgtatttttttcgagtgctatagagtttataaattacattttagttttatgatgtcaaaaatcaaatttttttgagtttatatgtaatttttttgagttataatgtaactttttgagattaaagtTTTAGTAAATAAACttaaaaactttataataaaactcaaaaaaatttgactaaaactcaaaaactttatcttaatgctcaaaaactatatcatctgatgtactacatcagatgtataaccACTTACTGATAATCTACCATAACAACTTACGCTAGCCATAATACATAGGCTTAGAGTACACGAATAAGATCAACCAAAGAGTATTTACATGATAGTATAGGATAATTGAGACCAGAGTATGTACTCCGTATCTTAACAACTATAGTTGTTACAAATTCTTCCCTTCTTCATATCTCCAATCCACCTTCAATAAATAATTTCTCTCCAAAAGATGTGTCTATGTTTGTGACTTAGGCTCTAGGAAATAAAAAAATTGCTCTCTCTAACTTAGGagattatttatatttgattaaaaatACTTTTTTACAAAggaataaaaatgtaaattatTTATTGAGTCCGAGAGAGTATATATATATTAACAAACATTGTTAAAACAAGAGCAATCAGTCGTGATGGTGGAGTCGTAAAGTTGGCTATGTTGTTAATTATTGTTGGCAAGTCTCATGttactactccctccatcccaatcatttgtttatcttaatGAAAATATTCATCACAGCATAGTATGTTAGAATTGGCCATCAGCACGGGCTGACCCGGCCCGGACCCAACCCGCCTTGGCCCGTTATTTTTATGCAACTTGGCCTGACACGGTCCGGCCCGGTCCTGGCCCCGGGCCTGGTCCTGGTCCTAAAATTTCAGCCCAACCGGCCTTGGCCCACTATTTTAGTAAAAAtaataagaaataaaaataaattggTAAGACCCGTTAGCCCGGCCCGCCCTTGGCCCGCCTCGGGTCTGGTTCGGGTCAAGCATATcccaacccgacccgacccgaccaaGCCCGCCCCTCCCCCTGGCTTGGCGTGGGTCTGACCAGGAGAGCCCGGCCCGCCCCCTGGCCAGCCCGAGTTCAGGTCTAATGTATGTTACCTTAGTACGCTTTTGACCATACTAATAACATGAGCTAAAACAGGCGAAAAAACGACAGTCAGAAAACGCCATTTTTTCCAAACAGAAGAGTTTATGAAGAAAAACCCAGAACTGTTAAATTACGACGCTATTTGTTTGGACAAACGTCAAGAAATACTCACAGCCGAAATACCAAAACTGGCAAAAGAAGCGGCCTTAGAAGCGATCAAAGAGTGGGGCCAACCCAAGTCGAAAATCACCCACATTATCTTTACAAGTTTATCTGGAGCCGTTATGCCCGGGTACGACTACCAACTAGCCAAGCTACTAGACCTCGGCCCAAATGTGCAACGTTTCATGTTTTTCCAAGTCGGGTGCTATGCGGGAGGTACAATCCTCCGCTTAGCCAAGGACATCGCGGAGAATAACAGAGGAGCTCGGGTTTTAGTTGTGTGCGCTGAGATGACCTTGTCGTCTTTTCGTGGGCCCACTCAAACCAACATTGGCTTGATGATTGGACAAGCCCTTTTTGGTGATGGGGCCGGCGCTGCTATTATTGGTTCGGACCCAGATTGGGCCGCTGGTGAGCGGCCCATTTTTGAATTGGTCTCAGCAATGCAAGCGACTGTCCCGGACACTGAGAGAGCTATCGGAGGGCAAATCACAAAATTCGGGGTATCATTAGTCTTAGCTAGGGATAATCCGAGTCTAATTGCTAATTATGTCGAAAAACCCGTGATTAAATCCCTTAGTCCACTTGGCATTAACGATTGGAACTCGGTGTTTTGGGTTGTTCACCCCGGTGGGCCCGCGATTGTAGACGAAATTGAATCAAAACTTGGGCTTCACCCCGATAAGACGAAGTCGAGTAGACACGTGTTACGTGAGTTCGGGAATATGTCGGGTGCGACGATATTCTTTGTGTTGGATGAAACAAGGAAGAGGTCTTTTAAAGACGGAAAGGCTACTACGGGTGACGGGTTCGAGTACGGTGTCCTTCTTGGGATTGGACCCGGGATTACTCTTGAATCCGTTGTGCTCCGTAGTTTCCCCATTCAATATTAGCTCTTACTTTGTACGAGTCTCAATCGTGCCGAATCCGAATCATCTCATTTACCGTCTGGATTATCATTTAACCAATTGCAAATGTAGATATCACAATCAAATGTAACGTGAAAGGCTtcgttggttttttttttctcttgaaCAAGAAGAGATTGTTTGATTTATATGGCAATGTAAATACCTTCTGTCAAATAAATTTTCTTTAACACGTTAATGTTAATTTCATTTGAGTTAATTACTTAGTTGTGTACTTTATTTGAGACATAATCCTTGATATGTTATAGAATAAGAAATAGAGAATAAAGAGTAGAGAAAACTTAGAGAGAATTAAGCAAATCGATTGAGAGAGGTAAGAGAgttatttattattcatctcatATGGGGTATATATAGGGCATGTTTGGCCAAGCTTCTTAAGTGCTTTTTAATTGTAAAAGGAGAAGTTGGGCCAAACACTACAATTTAGGGAGATAAAAAACTACTTTTCAAAAGTCATAAGCTAAAAAAAAGCCACTAGAAACAGAAGCACCAAATTGGTACTTTGCTTCAACTTCTCACGAAAACTCTTTGAATTAAGGCGCCAATACAATGCTTTTTTTACCGCCATCATTTTATCAACAAAGCCACGTTTCTTCTATTCTCCCGTTCTATACTCTCCGTCTTTGAACtttaaaaattttatttgattgtCATATCAAGCAATATGCTATCAGGTAATTATCTAATTCTTTCATCGTTTTAGATTAATTTGTAAGGGGATGATTATGATCTCATGTGTGGCTGTGTGCATGTATGTATGCTGTAAACCACACAAATCAAAAGATGATAAAAGGTGTGCATGTTTGTATGTCTAATGTGTGCATGTTTTTATGTAACTTGTATTTTTGAGAAAACTGATTTTTTATGTTTCATACCCGAATATCATCAAGTATGCATCAACAATTTTTCCATCAAGTATGCAACTCTATCAAAATCGTGATTCTTTTAACATAAGTTTTCTTATTCAAAAGattatattattaataatgttagtTAAAATGaaactaacaaaaaaaaaaaaaaaaaactaaaaagctAGAAAATTAGGAGTAGGCCAAACACATCAATTTGTCAATAAACTATTTTTTcaaaagttaggccaaacaaACACAACTTTTTCAAAAAGTAGTTTATGAAAAAACTCCTTCTAAGAAGTAAAAGCTCTTTCACATAAACTTGGCCAAACAGCACCATAGTACATAGATGATGGGTTTTTCAATACCCTAGTTACATGTATAATGGGTATAAGCCCAATGGACATCCATCTAACTAATgtttcataacactcccccttggatgtacACTATTGAAGAACACGCCTCGTTAAAACCTTACTAAAAAAAAAACCTATGGGAAAAACACTAGTAAGGAAAAGAGTAAAATATTCCTCTAGCACGCAAAGGAATAAGCTGCCTCATTAAAACCTTTCTATGGAAAACCTAGTGGGACAAAACcatagataaggaaaaagagtacagcgcgtgcacactccccctgatgattacatCAGTTGTAGAACGTCAATACAACTCATGGTGTGATAAATTTTCTCGATCTTGAAAATAGCTGTCATCGTACTTGATAGATGTCTTCAATTATTAGGAGTCGTTGATTGCTTCAAATTTCATAATATGAAGATAGTAATTCATAACGATTATTGCGTCTTCACTTCAAATAATCTTGTCACTTTTGTAATACTGCACCTTTTCTTTGAATGATCATATCATCAACAATaatgtgcatgcatatgatatgtGACTAAGTTCTAAACTATATGATATGAAGTAATGCAATGATGTAAtagaaaaataaaatgcaaatgcTTAACTTAGGTTATGTATATGCATATGATGACTCGATAATAATGCAAATTGTACAGTTCTATTTTCAATATCCATGATTTGGATGGAGGTTTATGAGCTCATAACCATAAGTATGTCGACGGTCCAATAGACTTATAAAGTCCTAATTCAATGGCAATTAAATAGTGCGCACAAATGTGTATCCGTTTTATATGGATATACTTTTATGATCATATACTAGAATTTGTAGAATCGATATTGTTCATATATTACACTATAGGTGTAATTTAATATGATAAAACTTCTTTTGTTTTACCAACTTTTCACTTActttctccccctaaggtggtaaaaactatatTCAAGATAGATTGCAATCATTTACATAACCACCTTAGAATCTGATTTCTCATATCATATATAAATGAGATACAATAGTGGACATTTTGTAAAATCATAAAATATTTTGGGGAGTAGTGACTAATGTAATTGGCTCTTAATGTACTGAATCAAGACACCCAATTTAGAAGATCAACTTGTTCACATGATAATAATCAAACTGTGAAATGTTATTGCACAATTACTCGTATTTTGCTACGTGGTTTTCAAGCCACTAAAAGCAATATCAATTTGTAAATTGAATTTATTAGGTCTTTTTAACCTCGAGTATTAATGTGAAACACATGTTTAGATCTTCAAATATCAACCATACTTATTAGTGTAGTCTTCTGTtgtaatacggagtaatatttatATGCTACACACGAGAGTTTTAGCACATTATAAgttttaattttttaataaacGGGTATAGTAAAAACCATATGAACTCAATGTTACATCAAAGTTCTTTAAGCACGTGTTGATCATATATGTCATTCCATGTCAACTTTTGATGGTAGTTCGCAAGCAATTTATTATAATCCTCCATATTTGGGGTTAGATATGCCTTAATATGTGCAATTGTGCACTACGGACTTGCCAAACTACAGTTGGATGCTAACTTATGGTTAGCTATTATATCGTATGTGCTCAAAATAATGCATCGTCATCTTGCCAAATATATGATTTGTTATATGACACATTTAGTGTCTTAGGTAACTTGCAAGAATTAATATCCTCGTTGGGAAATATGAAGAATGATAAATAATTAAGTCATAAGAATTTAGAAAATATGATTTCcgattgaagaatgaaaaaataTGGGTAAGACTACTCCATAAACTATTAGTCTTACATTAAAGTTATAGGAGACTCATTCACATTATAGAGATAGTGAACTGATATAAGGTTGTTTTGATAGAAGACTATTATTTCACTTTAATGTGATGAGTTATTATATCTCTTATAATGACATTGATAAAAGATTGTCttaaattataataacaatagaCTATCTCgcatgaaataaataaacgaccGTCTCACGTTAAATAGATATGAGATCGCCTCGAAATAGATAGATGAGAAGTTGTCTCACATTAAATTGATGGAAGATCGTCTTAAATTATAATGACGATCGTGTCTCATGTTAAAAAGATATGAGATCGTCTAAAATTAATTAGATATAGGAACTCGTCAATTAAATACATATGAGATCATCTCGAATTAAATAGATAGGACGCGGTCTTACATTGAATAGATAGAAGACTGAGATCGTCTCACATTAAATAAATAGGAGTCTCGATCTATCACATTAAGACATTATATTGTCGCTCATCATTTAACAATAAGGGTAGTACAATAAAATGGTAAGTAGTAAAACTATAACATAAAACTTAAATAACAACTCTATCATTGTGTTTTATATCACAAATGCGTCAAAATGTAATGAGTACATCCAACTTGAATGCTTGATATCATACACACGAATATTTTACTACTAAATGAATGTGATTTTGGTATAAAATCTTATTTCAAGATCAATTTGTGGGATGGGTTGATATATTCCGTGATATAAGATATGTTGTAAGACGTAAACAATCAATCTACATAATCAAAATTCCGATTTAAGTTAAAGGCAGATCAAACCAATCCTAAATTTTATGGTCAGATGCACCCCGTTAATAATACAAGAGTCGAGCCCTATAAACTTTTCATATGATTAAACAAACGTAAAAATCTAATGAATGAAATGCGTTTACGGATTAAAAGTATCCCTTTATTGTTCTAATACGAGAGAAGTTTAAGCAAACCTGTTAGAAACATACCTCAATAAGAGAAATAGGGTGGGGCAAATTTGTAGAGAGAATGGTCTCTTTGATTTTATGCTCATACAATTAGAGtttcgtgctgataacgtgttataGAATAAGAAATAGAGAATAAAGAGTAGAGAAAACTTAGAGAGAATTAAGCAAATCGATTGAGAGAGGTAAGAGAgttatttattattcatctcatatggggtatatatagtacatATATGATGGGTTTTTCAATACCCTAGTTACATGTATAATGGGTATAAGCCCAATGGACATCCATCTAACTAATGTTTCATAACATGATAATATTAGTTGAACATTAAAGTGGACAAAAAATTCGCCAGATTAACAACCTATATGTGGTAAGATTCATAAAAAAAATATACTCataaggctccgtttggcaagacatttcaggtacctgatttagtcaaagtagcttatttgaccaaagtttcaggtaccttatttttttgtaagcgtttggcaagtagcttatttaatcaaataagctacctgaaatgaaatgctacctagagtagcatttgagatttcaggtacctgatttggtttgatttttcgtttttaccctttaaatctatactattatataattatcatatccttttacgtcatttcatcaaaatcagttaccttttcagttagtttgccaaacattttttatataatcagctaccttatcagttcctaatttccagctaccttatcagttaccttttcagggttcagttagcttttcagttttcagctaccttttcaggtttcagctaccttttcaggtagttttaccaaacagagtctAAGATATTCAAGTATAAACTCGATTTAACCATAATTAATAAGAATATCTTGTTAATCTtaactttttctttttgtcgccCGAAAATTACTAATATCGCCCGTATAAATTACGAAATGACCCTTCTATAATTAATACCCTCGCCAATTTACCTTTATATAATTAACACCCTGTTACTAACACCTTATAGGCCTCTAAATTGTCTAATAATCAACACTCTTTCCATTAGAATC from Silene latifolia isolate original U9 population chromosome 2, ASM4854445v1, whole genome shotgun sequence encodes the following:
- the LOC141633491 gene encoding chalcone synthase-like, encoding MGSLDGIKISQKAKSLATILALGTANPLHQITQEDYPDFCFCMDDTMPDLKIKFKHICEKTTVRKRHFFQTEEFMKKNPELLNYDAICLDKRQEILTAEIPKLAKEAALEAIKEWGQPKSKITHIIFTSLSGAVMPGYDYQLAKLLDLGPNVQRFMFFQVGCYAGGTILRLAKDIAENNRGARVLVVCAEMTLSSFRGPTQTNIGLMIGQALFGDGAGAAIIGSDPDWAAGERPIFELVSAMQATVPDTERAIGGQITKFGVSLVLARDNPSLIANYVEKPVIKSLSPLGINDWNSVFWVVHPGGPAIVDEIESKLGLHPDKTKSSRHVLREFGNMSGATIFFVLDETRKRSFKDGKATTGDGFEYGVLLGIGPGITLESVVLRSFPIQY